Within Chromatiales bacterium, the genomic segment TCATATCTGGCATCAGTGTGTCACCTCTGGCTTCCCAGGCATTGCATATGCCCAAGCGTTTAGCTTACAATAAAATCAGCCGAATCTAAATATACCTGTCCTGGCATCGTACACGATCTTTAATTTAGTGGGTACTTAAGTATATAATACCGTCTCATAAACTTATATTCCGTTTGTATGTCTTCAAAACTCAATATTGCCAAAAGAGCAGCACTTGCCGCCGGTAGCATTATTGCCCAGAGTGCCAATTTTTTAAGTAAAATTAATATCAAACATAAAGCAGTAAACAACCCTGTCAGCAGCGTAGATCTTGCTTGCGAGCAAGAAATTATAAGGATTATACAAAAGGCCTATCCGCAACATTCAATTGTAGCTGAGGAAAGCGGTTTATTGGAAAATGACCGCGAATGGCAGTGGGTAATAGATCCTTTAGACGGTACCGCCAATTTTATCAGAGGAATTCCTCACTGCGCAGTGTCTATTGCACTAAAGCACAAAGAATTTGTGATTTTAGGTGTAATATATGACCCTTTCAAGAATGAATTATTCTTAGCCGAAAAAGGAGAAGGAGCAACCTTAAATCAGCGTAAAATAAGAGTCTCGGAACAGACGCACCTGGCGGGAGCGATGTTAGGAACCGGGCTTCCCTTTAGATTGGATCAAAATATAAAGCACGATGTTAAAGTACTGAGTTCTTTGCTGAAAGAGAAAGTACATATACGTCGCAAAGGTGCGGCTGCATTGGATCTGGCTTATGTTGCATGCGGACGTTTTGACGGCTTTTGGGAGTTTGGTTTAGCGCCGTGGGATATAGCGGCCGGTGAAATTATCATTAGAGAAGCTGGTGGCTTGGTTGCAGAAAGTAACGGTGGCTTGAAGCATTTAAGTTCTGGGAATGTAGTAGCTGCTAACGCTAAACTATTTAAGACTATTTTAGCGAAAATTAGTTCACTAAAAAGTAATGAGACTATATAAGAGAAGCAGATGAAGGAACACGATACAGATTTAACCCTAAGACACTGCATACAAAAAGTAGCTACAGGTCCGGAATATAGCAAGGACTTGAGTTTTAAAGAAGCACGCGAAGCAATGCGGAAGATACTAGATAGTTCAGTAGACCCGGTGCAAGCTGGTGTGTTTTTAATCGCATTGAGGATGAAACGTGAAACCGAAGATGAAAACAGAGGCACTTTGGAAGCTATACGCGAAACAATGGATATAGTAACAGCTCCCGTTGACACGGTTTTGGACATCGCTGACCCGTACGACGGCTTCTTGCGTCATCTTCCCATGTCTCCTTTCTTAGCTACGGTACTAGCAGCGTGCGGAATTCCTACATTTTCGCATGGCATAGAACAGCTAGGCCCTAAATATGGCTTGACATACGCCAAGGTTTTAAGAGCTGCCGGTTGTGATACTGGAAAGACGACTGAGGAAGCTGCCGGATTATTAGGCGATGTCGGTTGGGCTTATGTCGATCAAAGCCGATTTTGTCCGGCGTTGCACAAACTTGAGTCATTACGCAGCAGGATAGTGAAACGTCCTATACTAACGACAGTGGAGGTTTTAGCAAGCCCAATCAGAGGTAAAAAGAATACTCACTATGTAACAGGATATGTGCATAAAGCGTACCCACCTATTTACCTAGATCTAGCGCGCTTTTTATCTTTTGACTCGGCAGCAGTTGTAAAAGGCAACGAAGGTGGCATAATTCCCTCTTTGAAGCAGGCATCGCGTTTATTTGAATACCACGGCAACAGTGAAACACAAATGCGTGAACTAGATCCCGATAGTTGCGGGTTAAAACAGGCCGTGAGAGCGGTGCCAGTGCCGGACGATTTACCTGCAGCATCAGTGAAAAGCGATGCCATCGGGCCTGCCCACGATGTTGAAAGCATGGCTGAGGTTACTGCGGATATCGGCATTAGAGCTCTGCAAGGAGAAAAGGGTGTGGCACTTGACAGCCTAATCTACGGAGGTGCTATTATATTGTCTCACTTACGCAAACAATTATCTCTGCCTGAAGCAGCAAAGACAGTTGCTAAAAAAATTAGTAGCGGAGAAGCGTACGCCCGTTTTAAGGCAGCAGTGAATTAATATTGATGTAATACTAAAAGGAGAAACTTATGGATAAGTTTTATAGAGAAGCTACAACTAAGATGGAACAGGCGGGTGTGCAACCCGATTATATTATCGGCTGGCAAGGTGGTTATTTAGGACATCCTGAGCGCGAAGAGCAACGCGCAAGCGATGCCTATACAGCTGGTTATAAGGACGGTTCAGAAAAATCTTTAGAGAACATTTCGGCCTGGGCAAAGTCTTAACTCGAATCACCAATATTGATTTTTAACAAATCGCTTGACAGGCAAGGATATCCTTATATCTTTGCATTAATCCCAGGTGTAATTAAATAGTTCTATGTCTTTCGCATATTTTTCAGCTACCAGCGCGCGCGTTCTGTCCTTATATGCATCTTTATAACTGCCGGGACTACTGCTTTGTTTTTTCTCCGAAATAATATCAGATAGGTCTAAATCCACGGAGATTCTTTTTAGAACCTTGAACATGTCCGACTGGAAATTTTCAAACTGCCCTAGAAAATTGATTCTTTCCATTTCCAAGTAATAATGTTGGGGTAAAAAGTGTGGGTCACATAGATGATCAGGTACCTGCACTACGAAATCGACAAAATCTTCAAATTGCATATCCTTAAAATTTAGATCGCCGTAGCGTTTTATAAAATCCTTAAACTCTCCTTTTTCGTTATAGTACGAGTTGCTTTTAGAAAAAAATCTTGGTGGGTCATAAATTTTATTTTTATAACAGGAAAATAACCTATCCCACGGATCTCTGACAAATGAAAATCGATAATAATCCTTATATTGCTCAATATTTGATTCTTTCATGGTCAGGCGCTTCATCGCGTTATTTTTTGTGTGCACACCTAAGCCTTTGATGTCTATGTTTTCTAATTTTGCAAGGCAGGTTTTAATAGTCGTACAAGCGACCTTAGGAATAGAATAGTACATCACTTTATATCTATCAGAGTAATGCACTATTTTCGCTTTCTCAGTGGGAGATCTATATTTAGCCGTAGGCTTAAACTTGGATAGTAATTTATTTGCCGGTGTACCCATGCTGATTATGATTCTGGTTGCGTTAAGAAATTATCCAATACTTTAATGAGATTATCGTGTATATTGTATGATTCTATATCAAGTATGTATGTTACCGCCCACTTGCGATTTTCGCAACGGATTATTTTGCCTGCATATTCTCCTAGTATACGCCGCATATTAAAACCTGGTTCCCCGTCATAATGGCATTCAGAATATTCATCACTTCGCCGATTTAATAATATCGGGAAAGACTCTCTTCCGTTTATCCCGTCTTTTGCATCATGGCGATTATCTCTGATAATCTCTGCTAAATGGCGTGCTGTTGCGAATACGATCTTCTGCCTTTCCTGCATAAGTGTTGAATTATATATGTATCTATCTAGTAAATGAATGGCATACGCTGCAAATTCCACAAGTATGTCGAGTCGCTGTGCATTGCTCTCACTAGAGAAACCTTGGTTTTCCATATCTAACAACGATTGTGTAATGATACGCCATATATTGGTGCTGATAACACTTGCAGTTTCACTGTGAGTTCTAGCACCTTTTTCTAAATTCCAGCGAGTTTTTAATCGAACCATTGTATCGGAGTCATCAAACCTTAATCTATGCTTGTATAATGAATATATATCTAGTTTTTTGGGTATAAAACATTATAAACTTTTTTAATTTTTGCTGTAATGAAATATTCTATTAAAGATCTAAAGACTACAGTGCAGCATAATTGCAATATATCTGATGCTCGTCATGCAGGCAACTATTCAATGTGTGTTTACCTTCTTAAGATGCGCGAATACTTTCGCTGGGAGAAAGGTTACGGGTTTGGAGTACCTTTAGACCAGGCTGAGCTAGGTGCTTGGCTTTGTCATCGGGAGCGCGACTGGGATTCTATAAGATGCGAAGATTTTCAACCGTTATGTATTAACGAAAAGGCTTTTGATCCTTTTGATACAGATACCATCAATGATGAATTACTGTCTTATGGTTATGTTTATTCAGGTGGCATAGGGGCAAAATGCGTGCCACATTTTTTTATCGCAGAATACGAGTCGCAAAGTATCTATAAAAATTATCGAGTATTAGTATCGGCAAAGGAATACGCAAGAGATTTAACTGCGCCACCAGGCATGTACCTAGCAAAGACTATATTTATCAGAAAAGAGTCGTTAAAAAGAATGATCTGGGAAAAACTCAATGAATGGTATTGGAACCGTCCTCGTAATGCGATGGCGATAGCACTTTCTTATTATGATTTTGATAACGACATAGAAGGCTCTTTGCAGCGAATGACTGAAACTGAAGTGGAGACAATTCTTTTACACGAAATAGGAGAAATCGAGGCACATAAGTATCTGCCCGATGATTGGAGCCAAATATTACACCGCACCGGCGCTACAAAAATAGAGTTATTAATTCGTTCCATAAAAGACAACTTGGCCGATAGCATTGCTTTGTTGCCGGCTCTAGTCTCACAGCGCAAATCAGCATCAATACATTTTTACATAGCAAACCTGAGTACCATGCGCAAAGCATTATTTCCCAAGCTGGTCAGAGCCTATCAGGATTGGACGAAACATAAAGATTTTGTAGCTTTAGAATCGCTATTGCCGGCTGCCGAACAACACTGGCAAAGAAAAGCCTGCGACTTGTCGGAGTTGATTAGAAATGGTGAATGTGAGGATAAGCAAAATAACGAAGCACTGATAGCTCGATATGCCTTTTAATACCTGATGCAGTGATAAACAAAATCAGAATGCCATTTCAGTCTATATCGGAAGTTAAACCGCACTCGTTTATTTTTGAAAAAAACAGTGCTCTCTCGGCAACACTGTGCAGAGAAATGATTAATCGTTTTGAAGAGAGTGTGGAGGAACAATTCATCGGTCGTGCTGGACAGATGGCAGTGGAAAATTTAGCGATTAAACGTTCAACTGACTTATTAATTAGCGGAAAACAAAAGTGGAAAGATATAGATAAGGCTTTATTTAGTTCGCTTGCCTCTGCTATGCAGGAATTTAGAGCAGTATTTCCTTATTTTTCCGGTAAATTTAAGGATATGGGTTACGGTATGCAGCGTACTCGCAGTAATGAATACTACCATTGGCATATAGACGGAGGAAGCCACGAGTTCAGCCATCGCCAATTGGTTGCTATTTGGTACTTAAACGAT encodes:
- a CDS encoding inositol monophosphatase, whose protein sequence is MSSKLNIAKRAALAAGSIIAQSANFLSKINIKHKAVNNPVSSVDLACEQEIIRIIQKAYPQHSIVAEESGLLENDREWQWVIDPLDGTANFIRGIPHCAVSIALKHKEFVILGVIYDPFKNELFLAEKGEGATLNQRKIRVSEQTHLAGAMLGTGLPFRLDQNIKHDVKVLSSLLKEKVHIRRKGAAALDLAYVACGRFDGFWEFGLAPWDIAAGEIIIREAGGLVAESNGGLKHLSSGNVVAANAKLFKTILAKISSLKSNETI
- a CDS encoding anthranilate phosphoribosyltransferase; its protein translation is MKEHDTDLTLRHCIQKVATGPEYSKDLSFKEAREAMRKILDSSVDPVQAGVFLIALRMKRETEDENRGTLEAIRETMDIVTAPVDTVLDIADPYDGFLRHLPMSPFLATVLAACGIPTFSHGIEQLGPKYGLTYAKVLRAAGCDTGKTTEEAAGLLGDVGWAYVDQSRFCPALHKLESLRSRIVKRPILTTVEVLASPIRGKKNTHYVTGYVHKAYPPIYLDLARFLSFDSAAVVKGNEGGIIPSLKQASRLFEYHGNSETQMRELDPDSCGLKQAVRAVPVPDDLPAASVKSDAIGPAHDVESMAEVTADIGIRALQGEKGVALDSLIYGGAIILSHLRKQLSLPEAAKTVAKKISSGEAYARFKAAVN
- a CDS encoding sulfotransferase family 2 domain-containing protein, which produces MGTPANKLLSKFKPTAKYRSPTEKAKIVHYSDRYKVMYYSIPKVACTTIKTCLAKLENIDIKGLGVHTKNNAMKRLTMKESNIEQYKDYYRFSFVRDPWDRLFSCYKNKIYDPPRFFSKSNSYYNEKGEFKDFIKRYGDLNFKDMQFEDFVDFVVQVPDHLCDPHFLPQHYYLEMERINFLGQFENFQSDMFKVLKRISVDLDLSDIISEKKQSSSPGSYKDAYKDRTRALVAEKYAKDIELFNYTWD
- a CDS encoding 2OG-Fe(II) oxygenase; the encoded protein is MPFQSISEVKPHSFIFEKNSALSATLCREMINRFEESVEEQFIGRAGQMAVENLAIKRSTDLLISGKQKWKDIDKALFSSLASAMQEFRAVFPYFSGKFKDMGYGMQRTRSNEYYHWHIDGGSHEFSHRQLVAIWYLNDVPGPGGETEFLIQQVRIKPEQGKLLLFPPFWTHEHRGVTLEKGVKYIATTWVVFA